One region of Anas acuta chromosome Z, bAnaAcu1.1, whole genome shotgun sequence genomic DNA includes:
- the ARRDC3 gene encoding arrestin domain-containing protein 3 isoform X1 yields the protein MVLGKVKSLTISFDCLNDSNVPVYSSGDTVSGRVSLEVTGEIRVKSLKIHARGHAKVRWTESRNAGSNTAYTQNYTEEVEYFNHKDVLIGQERDDDNSEEGLHTIHSGRHEYAFSFELPQTPLATSFEGRHGSVRYWVKAELHRPWLLPVKLKKEFTVFEHIDINTPSLLSPQAGTKEKTLCCWFCTSGPISLSAKIERKGYTPGESIQIFAEIENCSSRMVVPKAAIYQTQAFYAKGKMKEVKQLVANLRGESLSSGKTETWNGKVLKIPPVSPSILDCSIIRVEYSLMVYVDIPGAMDLFLNLPLVIGTIPLHPFGSRTSSVSSQCSMNMNWLGLTLPERPEAPPSYAEVVTEEQRQSSLAPLAACDDFERALQGPLFAYIQEFRFLPPPLYSEIDPNPDQPTDDRPSCPSR from the exons AtggtgctggggaaggtgaAGAGCCTGACGATAAGCTTCGACTGTCTGAACGACAGCAACGTCCCCGTGTACTCCAGCGGGGACACGGTCTCAGGAAGGGTCAGCCTAGAAGTGACGGGGGAGATCCGCGTCAAGTCGCTCAAGATCCACGCGCGGGGCCACGCCAAGGTGCGCTGGACCGAGTCGCGCAACGCCGGCTCCAACACCGCCTACACGCAGAACTACACCGAGGAGGTCGAGTACTTCAACCACAAGGACGTCCTCATCGGACAGGAGcgag ATGATGACAACTCCGAGGAAGGCCTTCACACAATCCACTCGGGAAGGCATGAATATGCATTCAGCTTCGAGCTTCCACAGAC ACCACTTGCTACCTCATTCGAAGGCAGACATGGCAGTGTGCGCTATTGGGTGAAAGCCGAATTGCATAGGCCTTGGCTTCTACCAGTAAAATTAAAGAAGGAATTTACAGTCTTTGAACATATAGATATCAACACTCCTTCATTACTG tcaCCCCAAGCAGGCACAAAAGAAAAGACTCtctgttgttggttttgtaCCTCAGGCCCAATATCCTTAAGTGCCAAAATTGAAAGGAAGGGCTACACCCCAG gtgAATCAATTCAGATTTTTGCTGAGATTGAGAACTGCTCTTCCCGTATGGTGGTGCCAAAGGCAGCCATTTACCAAACACAGGCATTCTATGCCaaggggaaaatgaaggaaGTCAAACAGCTTGTTGCCAACCTGCGTGGAGAATCCTTGTCATCTGGCAAAACAGAAACCTGGAACGGCAAAGTGTTGAAGATTCCACCTGTTTCCCCTTCAATCCTCGACTGTAGTATAATCCGTGTGGAGTATTCACTGATG gTCTATGTCGATATTCCAGGAGCCATGGATTTATTCCTTAACTTACCACTGGTCATTGGTACCATTCCTCTACACCCATTTGGTAGCAGAACATCAAGTGTGAGCAGCCAGTGTAGCATGAACATGAATTGGCTTGGGCTGACACTGCCGGAAAGACCAGAAG cacctcctaGCTATGCAGAAGTGGTCACGGAGGAGCAAAGACAGTCCAGCCTTGCACCCTTAGCTGCTTGTGATGACTTCGAGAGAGCTCTGCAAGGACCGTTATTTGCATACATCCAGGAGTTCCGTTTTCTGCCTCCACCCCTCTATTCAGAA ATTGATCCAAACCCAGATCAGCCCACAGATGACAGACCATCTTGCCCCTCTCGTTGA
- the ARRDC3 gene encoding arrestin domain-containing protein 3 isoform X2, with translation MVLGKVKSLTISFDCLNDSNVPVYSSGDTVSGRVSLEVTGEIRVKSLKIHARGHAKVRWTESRNAGSNTAYTQNYTEEVEYFNHKDVLIGQERDDDNSEEGLHTIHSGRHEYAFSFELPQTPLATSFEGRHGSVRYWVKAELHRPWLLPVKLKKEFTVFEHIDINTPSLLSPQAGTKEKTLCCWFCTSGPISLSAKIERKGYTPGESIQIFAEIENCSSRMVVPKAAIYQTQAFYAKGKMKEVKQLVANLRGESLSSGKTETWNGKVLKIPPVSPSILDCSIIRVEYSLMVYVDIPGAMDLFLNLPLVIGTIPLHPFGSRTSSVSSQCSMNMNWLGLTLPERPEELLFELRVPFPCSTS, from the exons AtggtgctggggaaggtgaAGAGCCTGACGATAAGCTTCGACTGTCTGAACGACAGCAACGTCCCCGTGTACTCCAGCGGGGACACGGTCTCAGGAAGGGTCAGCCTAGAAGTGACGGGGGAGATCCGCGTCAAGTCGCTCAAGATCCACGCGCGGGGCCACGCCAAGGTGCGCTGGACCGAGTCGCGCAACGCCGGCTCCAACACCGCCTACACGCAGAACTACACCGAGGAGGTCGAGTACTTCAACCACAAGGACGTCCTCATCGGACAGGAGcgag ATGATGACAACTCCGAGGAAGGCCTTCACACAATCCACTCGGGAAGGCATGAATATGCATTCAGCTTCGAGCTTCCACAGAC ACCACTTGCTACCTCATTCGAAGGCAGACATGGCAGTGTGCGCTATTGGGTGAAAGCCGAATTGCATAGGCCTTGGCTTCTACCAGTAAAATTAAAGAAGGAATTTACAGTCTTTGAACATATAGATATCAACACTCCTTCATTACTG tcaCCCCAAGCAGGCACAAAAGAAAAGACTCtctgttgttggttttgtaCCTCAGGCCCAATATCCTTAAGTGCCAAAATTGAAAGGAAGGGCTACACCCCAG gtgAATCAATTCAGATTTTTGCTGAGATTGAGAACTGCTCTTCCCGTATGGTGGTGCCAAAGGCAGCCATTTACCAAACACAGGCATTCTATGCCaaggggaaaatgaaggaaGTCAAACAGCTTGTTGCCAACCTGCGTGGAGAATCCTTGTCATCTGGCAAAACAGAAACCTGGAACGGCAAAGTGTTGAAGATTCCACCTGTTTCCCCTTCAATCCTCGACTGTAGTATAATCCGTGTGGAGTATTCACTGATG gTCTATGTCGATATTCCAGGAGCCATGGATTTATTCCTTAACTTACCACTGGTCATTGGTACCATTCCTCTACACCCATTTGGTAGCAGAACATCAAGTGTGAGCAGCCAGTGTAGCATGAACATGAATTGGCTTGGGCTGACACTGCCGGAAAGACCAGAAG AACTGTTGTTCGAACTGCGTgtaccttttccctgcagcacctcctaG